GCCAGCGGTATCGGGCGACAACCGCGCCGTGCGCTTCGTCGCATACTCGTCCTACGCCTCAAACCTCGTGAGCGGCGACAGCAACGGTCTGCGCGATGTCTTCGTTTGGTTTCGTCCAACCAACCGTGTGCCGCGATCGCTGCGCTCAGGGCGCCTTCAGCTCGTGAGCGTGGGCAAGTCGGGTCAAGCCAACGGCGACTCAAGCAATCCATCTGTTGACGGCTCGATGATCAACCGCCCCCGATGCGTGGCATTTCAATCCAGGGCGACCAACCTTTCCGGCAAAGACGCAGTCCCAGACAGCGACGTGTACGTGCGCGACCTGCGCCGCAAGCGCACAGTCCTCGTCTCGAACGGCATCACCGGTGATGCTGTCAACCCGTCGATCGCGGGAAACTGCAAGAAGGTCCTGTTCGAGTCCGGCGGCAGGATCTACTGGTCCCGGGTCGGTGCCGGAGCCCCGCGCTCGCTCGGCAGAGGCAACTCCCCGCGCTATTCGCGAGACGGCAAATCGATCGCCTATGTGAACGCCGGCAATGTCGTCTACCGCCGCGGCGGATTCAGCAAAACGCTTGGCCCCGGCAGCGATCCGCGGGTGTCCGACTACGCCAGCTCATACGGCTGGGCTGTTGCGTACAACTCCGACGGCAACGTCAAGGTAGGAATCATCAATCGCGGCCGCAAGTCGATTCAGACCGCCGCCCGCAACGCAGTCGTCGGCGGCGTCACCTCGAGAGCCGCGCATCGCGGTATCGTCGTATGGGCCCGCAGCAAGGCGCTCTACTACTTGAATCGCAACACAGGTAATTCCGACGATCTCGCCTACGGGCATTCTCAGATCATCGAGATCGACTCCAGCGCCCGAGCGAACCTGATCGCGTTTGCCGCCGCGGGCGGCCAGTCCTTCATCGACGCCCGCGGCAACGGCACCAAGAGCGTCTACGTGAAGTGGCTGCCGAAATAGCCAACGCCCCGTCGCACGCCTGAGCCGTTAACGATCGAAGGCCCCACCTTGCGGTGAGACCTTCGAAAAGTCTGACTATCTGAAGCTCTGAGCGCTAGACGATTTCCAGCTTAAACAAGCTCCAAGTAAACCATCTCGGTCGAGTCCGAGCGACGCGGTCCAAGCTTCAGGATGCGCGTGTAGCCACCCGGACGGTCTGCGTAACGCGGAGCAACCTCTTCGAACAACTTGTGCACGATGAACTTGTCGTTGCCGAGCGCAGCCAGAGCCTGACGACGCGCGTGCAGGTCGCCCTGCTTGGCGAGGGTGATGATCTTCTCCAGTTCGGGCTTGACTGCCTTGGCCTTGGCCTCGGTCGTCTTGATCCGCTCGTGGTCGATCGTCTCCTTGATCAGGTTCGCGAACAGCGCCTTGCGGTGTGCTGCGTCGCGGGAGAGCTTGTTGCGTTTCTTGTTGTGGCGCATAATTCAGGTCCAGAGAGTAGAAGGACTAACCCTTGAGGGCCAGTCCACGGTCGGCGAGAACGTCAACGACTTCCTGGATGCTCTTGCGCCCGAAGTTCGGGATCGCTGCAAGCTCGGCTTCGCTGCGCTCGAGCAGCTGGCCGACAGTCTGGATGCCGCCACGCTTAAGGCAGTTGTAAGAACGGACGCCCAGGTCGAGCTCCTCGATCAGGATGTCGTCGGGGCCGCCAGCTTCCGGCAGGCCTCCGCCGATTTCCTCGGCCTCTTCGAGCTCGCCGCGAAGCGCTGCGACGGTCATCTCATCAGTGAAGATTGCGAGGGTCTTGATCAGGATCTCTGAAGCCTCGCGAAGTGCGGCGTCGGGCTCGACTGAGCCGTCGGTCTCGACCTCGATGGTGAGCTTGTCGTAGTCAGTGCGCTGACCAACACGAGCGCCTTCGACGCTGTAGCTGACGCGCTTGACGGGCGAGAAGATCGAGTCGATCGGAATAACACCGATCGGCTGGTCTGAGGTCTTGTTCTCTTCGGCCGGTGCGTAACCGCGACCGCGACCGATCGTGAGGTACATCTCGAGCTTGGACTTCTTCTCGAGGGTCGCGAGGTGCGCGTTGGGGTTGAGGATCTCTATACCTGCGGGCAGGTCGATGTCCTTGGCCTTGACCTCACCGGGACCGGTGAAGACGAGGGGTGCCTCGACTTCGGTGGCGTCCGAGTGGACCTTTGCGACGAGCGACTTCAGGTTGAGGACGATGTCGGTGACATCTTCCTTCACACCCTGGATCGTCGAGAACTCGTGGGCAACGCCCTCGATTCGCAGACTCGTCACGGCAGCGCCGGCGAGCGATGAGAGCATGACGCGACGTAGCGCGCTGCCAAATGTGTAGCCAAATCCACGGTCCAGCGGTTCGATCGTAAAGACACCACGGTTGCCTTCGATCTGCTGGGCGGAAATGCGAGGAGTCTGGAATTCAAGCATCGGAACCCTTTTTCTTCTTGGTCTTGGTCGACAGCCGTCCAAGCTTTCGCTTGGCGGCGCGTTCGGGGGATTGTTACTTCGAGTAAAGCTCGACGATCAACTGCTCCTGGACCGGCGTGGTGATCTCACCACGGTCGGGCAGGCGCAGGATGCGTGCGGTCAACGCGTCGTGGTCGGCCTGAAGCCAGGCCGGCACACTTGTGATCATCGCGGTTGCTTCCGTGATGACTTCCTTCGCAGTTGACTTGTCCGAAAGGGAAATTACGTCCCCTTCACGGACTTGGAAGCTTGGGATGTCCACGCGCTGACCGTTGATCAGCCAGTGACCGTGATTGATCATCTGACGAGCCTGGCGACGCGAAGCGGCGAAGCCGAGGCGGACGAGCACGTTGTCGAAGCGGCACTCGAGGATGCGCAGGAGGTTCTCTCCGGTGACACCCTTCTGGCGGCTTGCGCGGACGTAGTAGGCGCGGAACTGCTTCTCCAGGATCTGGTAGAAACGGCGCGCCTTCTGCTTCTCGCGCAGCTGCAGGCGGTACTCGCTCTGACGCTGACGCGTGAGGCCGTGCTGCCCTGGCGGGTAGTTGCGGCGGTCAACGCCGCACTTGTCCGTATAACAACGCGAACCCTTGAGGTAGAGCTTCTCGCCTTCGCGGCGGCAAAGCTTGCACTGTGAACCTGTATCGCGAGCCATTAGAGACGCACCATCCTTAAAGGCGCCGACGCTTGCGCGGACGGCATCCGTTGTGGGCCTGGGGGGTGACGTCCTTGACGCCAACGACCTCGAGGCCGGCGCTCTGCAGCGAGCGGATCGCGGTCTCGCGGCCGGAGCCGGGACCCTTGACGAAAACTTCGACCTTTGCGAGGCCGTGTTCCATACCCTTGCGGGCGGCCGACTCAGCGGTGACCTGCGCGGCGAACGGCGTGGACTTACGCGAACCCTTGAAGCCGACGGTGCCGGCTGACTCCCAAGCAATGACATTGCCCGAGCGGTCGGTGAGGGAAACGATCGTGTTGTTGAAGCTGGCCTTGATGTGGGCCTGGCCGAACGGAACGTTCTTCTTTACTTTGCGACGGCCTGTACGGCCCTTCTTAGCGTCAGCCATGGGCTACTTGGAAGCCATTCTTATTTAGAAACTTTCTTCTTGTTGGCGATCTGGGCCTTACGCGGGCCCTTGCGAGTGCGAGCGTTGGTCTTGGTGCGCTGCCCGCGGACCGTGAGGCCTCGACGATGACGGAGGCCACGGTAGGCGCCGATCTCCATCAGGCGCTTGATGTCCTGTGAGCGCTCGCGGCGAAGGTCACCTTCAACAGTGAGCTCTTCGTCGATCGCGTCACGAAGCTTGATGACCTCGTCTTCGGTGAGGTCGCGGACGAAAGTGTCACGGCTGATCGAGGCGTTGTCGAGCAACTTCTGCGAGGTCGACTGGCCGATCCCATAAATATAGGTCAGTCCGATTTCTACGCGCTTGTTCAGCGGGATGTTTACGCCTGAAATACGAGCCATTAGTTCCTACTACCTAGCCTTGACGCTGCTTGTGGCGCTTGTTTGTGCAGATCACGTGAACGGTCCCGCGACGTCGAATGACGCGGCACTTTTCGCAGATCGGTTTTACTGAAGCTCGAACCTTCACGGCACAGGCCCTCTCACAAGGCGGACACTCGCTTTGAGTGAAAATCGTGTTTTTGAACAGCAAAGAATTGCGTCAGAACCCAAGCATCGGAAGCCGGAAGTCATGCGAAGCATGGGCTGTCCGTTAGGGCTCAGAAGCGCGACGCCGAATGTTAGCACGGGCACGGGAACGCGCGCAGCGCTACCGCCAGACGTCAATCAGGTCGTGCCACGGAGTCAAAATCCGCGGACCGTCTTCTGTGATCGCGACCGTGAACTCGAAGTGCGCGGTGAGCGATCCATCTGCAGAATACACCGACCAGTTGTCGTCGCCGACAAATATTTCCGGCTTTCCAGCGTTGACCATCGGCTCTATTGCGATCACCATTCCGGCCTGCAGCTCAGGGCCAGAGCCGGGGACGCCGTAATTGGGCACCTGAGGCTCTTCGTGCATCTGACGCCCCACCCCGTGGCCGATCAGTTCGCGGATGACCGAGAAGCCGGCGTCTTCGACGCGCTTTTCGACCGCGTGGCCGACGTCGCCGAGGTGATTCCCGACCCGGCACTGCTCAACGGAGTCAAAAAGGGACTGCTTGGTGGTCTCCATCAGGCTGTCGGCAATCGCGTTCGACTCACCGCCCACCGGCATCGTGACCGCGCCGTCGGAAACCCATCCGCCGAGCGTCACGCCGATGTCGATGCAGAGCGTGTCGCCGGCCTCGAGCACTTCTGGGCCGGGGATGCCGTGGACGACCATGTCGTTGTTGGAGATGCA
This region of Solirubrobacterales bacterium genomic DNA includes:
- the rplQ gene encoding 50S ribosomal protein L17 — its product is MRHNKKRNKLSRDAAHRKALFANLIKETIDHERIKTTEAKAKAVKPELEKIITLAKQGDLHARRQALAALGNDKFIVHKLFEEVAPRYADRPGGYTRILKLGPRRSDSTEMVYLELV
- a CDS encoding DNA-directed RNA polymerase subunit alpha; this encodes MLEFQTPRISAQQIEGNRGVFTIEPLDRGFGYTFGSALRRVMLSSLAGAAVTSLRIEGVAHEFSTIQGVKEDVTDIVLNLKSLVAKVHSDATEVEAPLVFTGPGEVKAKDIDLPAGIEILNPNAHLATLEKKSKLEMYLTIGRGRGYAPAEENKTSDQPIGVIPIDSIFSPVKRVSYSVEGARVGQRTDYDKLTIEVETDGSVEPDAALREASEILIKTLAIFTDEMTVAALRGELEEAEEIGGGLPEAGGPDDILIEELDLGVRSYNCLKRGGIQTVGQLLERSEAELAAIPNFGRKSIQEVVDVLADRGLALKG
- the rpsD gene encoding 30S ribosomal protein S4, producing the protein MARDTGSQCKLCRREGEKLYLKGSRCYTDKCGVDRRNYPPGQHGLTRQRQSEYRLQLREKQKARRFYQILEKQFRAYYVRASRQKGVTGENLLRILECRFDNVLVRLGFAASRRQARQMINHGHWLINGQRVDIPSFQVREGDVISLSDKSTAKEVITEATAMITSVPAWLQADHDALTARILRLPDRGEITTPVQEQLIVELYSK
- the rpsK gene encoding 30S ribosomal protein S11; this encodes MADAKKGRTGRRKVKKNVPFGQAHIKASFNNTIVSLTDRSGNVIAWESAGTVGFKGSRKSTPFAAQVTAESAARKGMEHGLAKVEVFVKGPGSGRETAIRSLQSAGLEVVGVKDVTPQAHNGCRPRKRRRL
- the rpsM gene encoding 30S ribosomal protein S13 is translated as MARISGVNIPLNKRVEIGLTYIYGIGQSTSQKLLDNASISRDTFVRDLTEDEVIKLRDAIDEELTVEGDLRRERSQDIKRLMEIGAYRGLRHRRGLTVRGQRTKTNARTRKGPRKAQIANKKKVSK
- the rpmJ gene encoding 50S ribosomal protein L36, which gives rise to MKVRASVKPICEKCRVIRRRGTVHVICTNKRHKQRQG
- the map gene encoding type I methionyl aminopeptidase, whose amino-acid sequence is MINLKTPEQLDQMAASGKVHVGAMQVAVETAKPGATTKEVDTAVEKFIRENGGIPTFKGFRGFPGSICISNNDMVVHGIPGPEVLEAGDTLCIDIGVTLGGWVSDGAVTMPVGGESNAIADSLMETTKQSLFDSVEQCRVGNHLGDVGHAVEKRVEDAGFSVIRELIGHGVGRQMHEEPQVPNYGVPGSGPELQAGMVIAIEPMVNAGKPEIFVGDDNWSVYSADGSLTAHFEFTVAITEDGPRILTPWHDLIDVWR